Proteins from a genomic interval of Bradyrhizobium sp. CCGB01:
- a CDS encoding DUF1127 domain-containing protein has protein sequence MLLSLIRMIQAFRDYQRNVAELSQLSDRELADIGLDRSDIPRVAAGQYQG, from the coding sequence ATGCTGCTCTCGCTCATCCGCATGATCCAGGCTTTCCGGGACTATCAGCGTAATGTTGCCGAGCTGTCCCAGCTCAGCGATCGCGAACTGGCCGACATCGGCCTCGATCGCTCGGACATCCCGCGCGTTGCCGCCGGTCAGTATCAGGGCTGA